In Herpetosiphon gulosus, one genomic interval encodes:
- a CDS encoding (2,3-dihydroxybenzoyl)adenylate synthase: MAELTLGLEGTTAWPAEFAERYRKTGYWVDQTFGEALREWAQRSGEATAVVCGERRWSYRELDQRVDRLAAGLQQLGIQPKQRVVVQLPNCAEWFVVCFALFRVGAIPLMALPAHRLAEIGYFCQHSEAVAYVIADNVGSFDYRSLAAEIKVVAPTLEHVLVVGEAGPFTALAEIDAEPSEFPTLDPAEVALFQLSGGSTGVPKLIARTHDDYLYSVRASAEICELDASSVYLCVLPMAHNFPMSSPGTLGTLAAGGTVVLAPQPSPDVAFPLIAREGVTITGMVPPLALLWLDAAANRKAELTSLKQILVGGASFGADTAHRVQPELGCQLQQVYGMAEGLVNYTRLDDPAELICTTQGRPISPLDEVRIVDDEDKDLPLGELGHLITRGPYTIRGYYRAAEHNQRAFTSDGFYRTGDLARLNAAGYVSVEGRAKDQINRGGEKVAAEEIEQHLLNHPAIHDVALVGLPDRFLGERTCAVIVSNGVNINRREVVQFLRSRGLAEYKLPDRVEIVASLPKTGVGKINKRLLREQLSAGRVPA; encoded by the coding sequence ATGGCTGAGCTGACGCTTGGCCTTGAGGGCACAACCGCTTGGCCCGCCGAGTTTGCCGAACGCTATCGCAAGACTGGCTATTGGGTTGATCAGACCTTTGGCGAAGCGCTGCGCGAGTGGGCGCAGCGCTCGGGCGAAGCCACCGCTGTGGTGTGTGGCGAACGCCGTTGGAGCTATCGCGAGCTTGATCAACGGGTTGATCGCTTGGCGGCGGGTTTGCAACAGCTCGGCATCCAACCAAAACAGCGCGTCGTTGTGCAATTGCCCAATTGTGCCGAATGGTTTGTGGTTTGTTTTGCGCTCTTTCGGGTTGGCGCGATTCCGTTGATGGCTCTGCCAGCCCATCGCTTGGCTGAAATTGGCTATTTTTGCCAGCACAGCGAGGCGGTAGCTTATGTGATTGCCGATAACGTTGGTAGTTTCGATTATCGCAGCTTGGCGGCTGAGATCAAAGTGGTCGCGCCAACGCTTGAACATGTGTTGGTGGTGGGTGAGGCTGGACCATTCACTGCTTTGGCTGAGATTGATGCCGAGCCAAGCGAATTTCCCACGCTTGATCCTGCCGAGGTGGCGTTGTTTCAGCTTTCGGGCGGCAGCACTGGTGTGCCCAAATTGATTGCCCGTACCCACGACGATTATTTGTACTCAGTGCGAGCCAGCGCTGAAATCTGTGAGCTGGATGCTAGTAGTGTCTATTTGTGCGTGCTGCCAATGGCTCACAACTTCCCGATGAGTTCGCCTGGAACCTTGGGAACCTTGGCGGCGGGCGGCACAGTGGTGCTTGCGCCGCAACCAAGCCCTGATGTGGCTTTTCCCTTGATTGCCCGCGAAGGCGTGACGATCACCGGAATGGTGCCGCCGCTAGCCTTGCTGTGGCTCGATGCTGCGGCTAATCGTAAGGCCGAGTTAACCAGCCTCAAGCAGATTTTGGTCGGTGGTGCGTCCTTTGGTGCCGATACCGCCCACCGTGTACAGCCTGAGCTTGGCTGCCAATTGCAACAAGTCTATGGCATGGCTGAGGGTTTGGTTAATTACACGCGGCTTGATGATCCGGCTGAGTTGATTTGCACCACCCAAGGCCGCCCAATTTCGCCTTTGGATGAAGTGCGAATTGTTGATGATGAAGATAAAGATTTGCCACTGGGTGAGCTTGGCCACCTAATTACCCGGGGCCCCTACACGATTCGCGGCTATTATCGCGCTGCGGAACATAATCAACGGGCTTTTACCAGCGACGGTTTTTATCGTACTGGCGATCTGGCACGACTGAACGCCGCTGGCTATGTTTCAGTCGAAGGCCGCGCCAAAGATCAAATCAATCGTGGTGGCGAAAAAGTCGCCGCCGAAGAAATCGAGCAACATCTGCTCAATCACCCAGCGATTCACGATGTGGCACTGGTGGGTTTGCCTGATCGATTTTTAGGCGAACGTACTTGTGCGGTGATTGTCAGCAACGGCGTGAATATCAACCGCCGCGAGGTGGTGCAATTTTTGCGCAGCCGTGGGCTTGCCGAATACAAATTGCCAGATCGGGTCGAAATCGTCGCGAGTTTGCCCAAAACTGGGGTTGGCAAGATCAACAAACGGCTGTTACGTGAGCAATTAAGTGCTGGTCGTGTGCCAGCCTAG
- the dhbC gene encoding isochorismate synthase DhbC, translating to MSSFEQERLRESAWQLLDNYQAESAFFFASPNHTLLAQLSYVDLISQTALPELEQRVNEALQRAERGGEVNPVVVGALPFAPDAAAYLALPSRVAWAGPLHAEAQPYWHNQRLPHCNIEPMPAPEHYKQGVAQALAKMQAGDLQKVVLSRSLQLTAEAPLDVNLILANLARNNKTGYTFAVPLPTRRALVGASPELLLARNGNQVIANPLAGSIPRSADPEEDARRAAGLLVSPKDLHEHKVVVDAVAAALAPFCTNLEVPSPTVISTATMWHLSTTLIGELNADAPSSLGLALALHPTPAVCGTPTEAARAAIREIEPFDRGFFTGMVGWCNAQGDGEWIVTIRCAEVVDQSLRLFAGAGVVLGSTPEAELAETGAKFRTMLLAMGIDSEGEVA from the coding sequence ATGAGCAGTTTTGAACAAGAACGGCTACGCGAATCGGCGTGGCAATTGCTAGACAACTATCAAGCAGAATCGGCCTTTTTCTTTGCATCGCCCAATCATACCTTGCTGGCTCAACTGAGCTATGTTGATTTGATTAGCCAAACCGCTTTGCCTGAGCTTGAGCAACGAGTTAACGAGGCCTTGCAACGGGCTGAACGTGGTGGCGAGGTTAATCCAGTGGTGGTTGGGGCATTACCTTTTGCTCCCGATGCTGCGGCTTATTTGGCTTTGCCTTCACGTGTGGCTTGGGCTGGCCCGTTGCACGCCGAGGCGCAACCCTACTGGCATAACCAACGTTTGCCCCATTGCAACATCGAGCCAATGCCTGCGCCCGAGCACTACAAACAGGGCGTGGCGCAAGCCTTGGCCAAAATGCAGGCTGGCGATTTGCAAAAAGTTGTGCTCTCACGCTCGTTGCAATTGACCGCCGAAGCACCACTTGATGTGAATTTGATTTTGGCGAATTTGGCGCGTAATAACAAAACTGGCTACACCTTTGCTGTGCCATTGCCAACCCGCCGTGCGTTGGTTGGGGCTAGCCCTGAGTTGTTACTGGCCCGCAATGGCAATCAAGTGATCGCCAATCCCTTAGCTGGCTCGATTCCCCGCAGTGCCGACCCCGAGGAAGATGCACGGCGGGCAGCAGGTTTGCTTGTATCACCCAAAGATTTACACGAACATAAGGTTGTGGTTGATGCGGTAGCAGCAGCTTTAGCGCCATTCTGTACGAACCTCGAAGTTCCATCGCCAACCGTCATTTCCACAGCGACAATGTGGCATCTCTCGACAACCTTGATTGGCGAATTAAACGCTGATGCGCCTTCGTCTTTAGGTCTGGCATTGGCGTTGCACCCAACTCCAGCAGTGTGTGGCACGCCTACCGAGGCCGCCCGCGCCGCCATCCGTGAAATCGAACCGTTTGATCGGGGCTTTTTCACGGGCATGGTTGGTTGGTGCAACGCCCAAGGCGATGGCGAATGGATTGTGACGATTCGCTGTGCCGAAGTTGTTGATCAATCGTTGCGCTTGTTTGCTGGCGCTGGAGTGGTGCTTGGTTCGACTCCTGAAGCTGAATTGGCCGAAACTGGGGCAAAATTTCGCACGATGTTACTGGCGATGGGTATCGATAGCGAAGGCGAGGTGGCCTAA
- the aroF gene encoding 3-deoxy-7-phosphoheptulonate synthase — protein sequence MSNANASTKPAPYRLAARTDAYQTTIVDLGSVKIGGGQPVVMAGPCSVESESQLLNTAYAVAEAGAHMLRGGAFKPRTSPYAFRGLGEAGLKILAKARAETGLPIITEALNTADVDLVAEYTDVIQIGARNMQNFALLEAAGRTGRPVMVKRGPAGTIEEWLLAAEYVLATGNRNVILCERGIRTFENATRNTLDLNAVAMAKHRSHLPVIVDPSHGTGKWYLVAPLALAGLAVGGDGLMIEVHHDPDHASSDGPQSLNHEHFADLMEKINQQYAQPVAREVGLN from the coding sequence ATGAGCAATGCAAACGCATCGACCAAGCCCGCGCCGTATCGACTTGCTGCTCGCACCGATGCCTACCAAACCACGATTGTGGATCTTGGCTCGGTCAAGATTGGCGGCGGCCAACCAGTCGTAATGGCTGGCCCATGTTCAGTTGAATCAGAAAGCCAATTGCTCAACACGGCCTACGCTGTGGCCGAAGCCGGAGCACATATGCTGCGCGGCGGGGCTTTCAAACCCCGCACCTCACCCTATGCCTTCCGTGGCTTGGGCGAAGCAGGCTTAAAAATTTTGGCCAAAGCTCGTGCCGAAACAGGCTTGCCAATTATTACCGAAGCGCTCAACACCGCCGATGTCGATTTGGTGGCCGAATACACTGACGTGATTCAAATTGGCGCACGCAATATGCAAAATTTTGCTTTGCTCGAAGCCGCTGGTCGCACTGGCCGCCCTGTCATGGTCAAACGTGGCCCGGCTGGCACGATTGAAGAATGGCTACTGGCCGCCGAATATGTGCTGGCTACCGGCAATCGCAACGTGATTTTATGCGAGCGCGGCATTCGTACTTTTGAAAATGCTACCCGCAACACCCTCGATTTGAATGCTGTGGCGATGGCCAAACATCGCAGCCATCTGCCAGTGATTGTTGATCCTAGCCATGGCACTGGCAAATGGTACTTGGTTGCGCCGTTGGCTTTGGCAGGCTTGGCGGTTGGCGGCGATGGCTTGATGATCGAAGTTCATCATGATCCTGACCATGCTAGCTCGGATGGCCCCCAATCGTTGAACCACGAACACTTTGCTGATTTGATGGAAAAAATCAATCAACAATACGCCCAGCCAGTCGCGCGGGAAGTGGGTCTGAATTAA